TTCATtggtttgcaaaatcatgtttacAACGAAACAACCCTTCCTCATCCTACTACAAAGTCTTAATTGCTTTGGATGTTGTAAAAGAGGTTGTCCGAGAAGTATCACAGCCAGAAAATTTGGATGCAGAGAAATTTGCTGATGTTAAATATGTGGATGTGTTGAGTGGGTGTCTTTGTATGCTTTGCAGCACACCTGTGGATGGTTTTGAAGTATGGATGATGAAGGATTATGGAGTACCAGAATCTTGGATTCAACTTTATAAAATTTCTCAACTGAAAGTTATTCAGCATGTTCAACCGATTCAGTACCTTAGGAGGATAAAGTATTTAAAAAATGGCCAGATTCTAGTGCAGATTAAATATCATTCGGGGTCCGCGGTGATGTTGAGGTTTTGGTTTTGTATGACCCAAAGGATGAAAGAGCAAGGGTTTTGAAGCTCGATAAGGATATGAATCCAGTACATTCACAGTTGGAGACTTACGTGCAGAGCTTAGTTTCACTTAAACCCGGTGCGCATAATACGTATAGGGGAACAGAAAGCAGGAAAATAAGGATACAAGTAATGCAATGAAGGCATAATGGTCAACACGGTCACATTAGCTACAATTCTACAGAACAGTTGAATGCCTTTTCTTTTTGGAAGGTAGCAGAGCATTTTAACCTCAAAAGTTATTTTTGACACATTACAGTATCTCATCTCTAACATAATTACATGTTTGGGTTTTGAAAGtttgattcttaatattgaaTTATTAGACTAACTGCGAGTTCTTTTTCAAGTAATTCCAAGAGCCAGGTTATTGATTAAACGAAAGGGGAAAAGATTATGGAGGATAGACACCCCCACAACCACAAGGACTGTCCACTAATACCAATTATAATGAGATGGCAAAGTCTGCTTTTCTAATTACAAGTAGAACACATGAGATAGTTAGCAGTTCATGGTGAATTACTACGTAACAAAAGTATGCCTTCATGGACCGTGGACCTCCTTTTCTTACGAAATTAATCGTCATTTTGAAGTGTCTTCCCTCCTAATAGTTAGTATGACACTGAAGTCTGAGTAGGTTAAGAAACTTGAAGGAATATTtagacatttttatgaattcacATTTCAGTCACTTTTTTTGACAACAACAATCAGGAGACAAGTATAGGGAGGGATGCTCTAAGAAAACTTTACAACGTATGATTTAGTTAAAGTTCGCTAGAACCAGAACCAGCAAGAAGGGCCTAAACCAAAATGCACAGATTTGTCTTAGAAGATgagtaagaaaagaagaaaaaagagaataaTCTTAAAGTCTTAAATAGAAAATATTCCATTTTCTTGCTAAGCATTTTTTCCAAGGGACAAAAAGAATGTTAAGAATATAACTTCTGAAGAACGGAAGGGGTACTAAGCATGTCTTTGACACAGATTCCGAAATCCCAAGTACTGTTTTAGCTCAATCTTCTCGATCACATCCACTATTCCAACACCACCTGTTCAATATAAATTAGTGTTTAAATACCTTTGTTGGTCTCTCGAATACTGTTACTTAAACTGCGAAATGCTGGAAAATTTGAGTGTCTATACGAAGTAATGGTGCACTTATGATTAAGTTCTCACCTAATAAAATTGTGCACacgaaaatgttgaaaactacaACGAAAATAATAACAGATGGCCTCCCAAGTAATGTGATCATCTTTCTTCCTACATGCTGGCCTAGAAACCCACCGATAGCTGCCACGGAGAGGAAGTATAGTGCtgcaaaaagaaaacagaaacatTTAATAGTTAATGACACTATAAAACGCAGGAAATGGACAAtatccacaagaagaggaaaatgGGATTTGCTAACCATAAGGGATCGGAAAAGGCGCTAGATAGTAAAACTCAATAGCAGATAAGGATGCAGAGAACATCACGATGAAAGTAGCTGTAGCACTAGAGACCTGCACGACAGAAACTCAAGGTATCATGAACTCTTGTTACGACTTGAAAACCTGAAAAGAGAAATGGTAAGAAATGCTCAAGTTTCCAAAAGGAGGGAGAGGTAATGCACCTGAGGAGCAATGTCAAGTTCCAAGAAGAAAGGAACCAAAATGAAGCTGAAACCAAGACGAAGAAGCTCACCAACCATACCAGAAAGTACGCCAGTTAAACAATATATTATTAGCTGATGCTTTTTCCATTTCATGCCCGCTACTCCCATTGAAGCAATTGCCTTCTTTCCCTTATATAAGCTATCTGCCTGATACAAAGACCCTCCAACTGAAACTGGGATCTGCAGTACATACAATATCATTATTTGATGTTCCAAAACAGGGTTTAAGGAACTCTATGGGCGACTTCGTACCTGCATTGTGGACAGAATCCAGTATGACATTGAACGGGTTGTTGTTTCGTTCTGTGTTACATAAATGCATGAAGGTTATTCTTCCCCGGTTAGATCATTAAATCCAAATACTTGGAGGAAACCCTAACATGGTCAATGAAAAAAGGGCACAAACCTGCAATCTGCAGAAGAAGGAACGCCACCCAGATAAAAACGAGAATGGCAAGTTCGTTCCAGTAAACATTCTCAAAGATAGTGACCTGGAACAGGGTTTGATAACTAAATGAGTTAATTGTCGATCCTGAGAGGTGGAAATAATGATTCTGGAAACGGACCTTGACTTGTTTAGATGCATTTATATTCTTTAGAGAGCCATTGCTGGGGCAACTTGGAATAGACTTTTGATCTACTGCTTCACTACCAATATGCTCATGAAAAGTCACCTAGATAAATGAAGAAATTAGTATTAGAGCTGGAATTTTTCTTCGCTGAATACCACTGGCCGAAAGAGTGATACTAACCACTGAATTTGTCTTCATCGGAGTGCCACCACTTGAACTGCTTGATACGGGTTTGTTGCCCGATTCTTCGCCAACAGTACCTTAACAGCAAGGGAAGGATAAATATGCAACAACTTCAAAAGAAACAGATTAGAGCTAAGAATACCCTTAGAGTTTATAAAGGAAAAGAATGACGCACAACTCACCATACTCCAAACACTTGACAACGTCCTGAATTACAAGGAGAAAGAGTCAGTGCTAGATGCAAAATTTACTAGATGCATAAGAGTCTATCATAACAAACATGCAAAGGAGATGGGAACAGGATAAATACCTTCTTTAAGATGGTTTCCTTTTTCCATATTGGTATACCTTTTAAGATCGCCATGGTTAATGGGCCTACAAACAGTCGGTTGTCAAGAATAGATTCAAGTAGAAAACAACAAGTAACATATTTTATACTTTTTTGAGTAGCGTTTACCTAAAACAAGAATAACTAGAAGAATTGTGACTATCCAGTCAGGAAAAACCAAGCGTAAAGAAACTCCTATACTGATCCCAAGCATGAGCATTGGCTGGATGAGAAGTGCCAAGTTGTAATCCAGAACTGGCATTTCAAGGGTTGGATGCCTTCGCTTGAGGTTGTAGTACACGGTTGTTACAGCTGCACCTGCCACCATGCCTAACCAAATAACAAAATTCCTGACTTCGTCACTCGTATACACATTTTGAATATATAGATCGGATGAATGGTTTAAGAGTAGTATTGATGTATATCTGCATTTGAAGCAATAATAAATACTAGTCTTACATTTTGATATTGGAGCAGACGATCCATGATCAAATCCTATGATGAAGATAAGCATGGGAACAAAAATTCCACCCCCGCCACCTCCTCCTATACTCCCAAGTGCACCTCCCAAGAACCCGATAATTGAACCAACAATAATCCGCCAACCAAATACAAATACCTGTAAAGCCAAACAAGCACCCTGCTCAGAATCACTTACTTCCATTACTGCACTCCGATAGTTCCCTGTTTTTACTCAGGTCTAGGATGGGATATTGAAATGGAAGCAATGCAGGTAATTATACAACTCTCTTTTTGGTTGGCAATAGGCACAGCCATTTGCTGGCATGTCAAAATACGGATCTTGGCATCCCATTCTGCTCATTATTAAACGTCATTTTCTCGTACCTACCCAAaatcaagaacaaaaataatcatgTAAACAATTTGCTTGTCTTTTATGTGCactttaaattttcttttttcccatcaagagaatatgaatcaaGGAAGTAAACAAAACGTCGACTGATGAAAGGGAAATGTGGATGTTGAAATTGGCCGCCAATGATTACTATTTCCGTTTACTCTCGACCATCTTTGTTATTGGTTTTACTAGTGGGATCCTTTTCGAAAAATCTATAGATAGTCGACGCATAAAACAACCGAAAAATGTTAACTTAACTGATGACGTTGTCAGTGGACTCTCCACATGGAAATGCTTACCTGCAAAAAAGCAATCCAATTAGATGGAACAGAAAATCTATTTCACTTATTCACCTCATGGTAATTACCATGAAGTCGCCCATGTGCGCTAAAAGGCTAGTAGCTTCATAAAGTAAAGCCTATTCGTCGGGTTTAGATAGATTTGATTCTGGTTTGTGATGCTCCAAAAAGCATAAATAGTGGCATCCAGCATATTTTTGGTCCATGCCAATTAAACAGATATAGCCAAACCTTTTTGGTCCCTACTGTACACGTTGGTTAAGTGCGTATATCTCAATATGTCGTACACTGCATGGTTTTTAAGTGCGTATCTCATCATGTTGTGCACTACAATGGCGTGTTAGAATGCGTTCTTCATCATGCCCTACATTTCACGGTGTTTTAGAATGTGTACCTCATCAAAAATCGGTGTCAAATGAGTGTACTAGCTGAATTTGTGTATGATATTTATTTTAAATCCTCGCAGGTGATATTGGGTATGTCGGTATGACATAGGCTCATATCTAAATCAAGTGTCTCTATTTGAAATATTTGAAGTCTATACTACACTAATGACTAAACTGGCAGAAACGAAGGAGCTCTATATAAAAGCCAAAATGCTTCTTATACTCCAAGAATTTTACACAAAAGTAATACTTCCGGCTAGGAGAGCGATCGTGTTTGGATGTTTTCTAATTATGCCCACATCTCTCCAACACTGATTCCCACATTGTCCGTTGTCCAGGTGTAGATAGAATAGGCACGCCAATTAAGATATACTCCTACTTGAGAGCTAATTACTCGATTTACCCCCGTTAAGTAAATTGATGGTTAGAAACGCTTCGTTTCTGCCGTAATAAAGAAGCAGAACCTTGTACACTCCTCAGGATTATGATTATAGTTTCATCATCTTACTTATGAACCGTCAAATTCTCCCTAGAAATAGAGATGACCGCCCACTTAACTACGTGAATCCTACAACCTACAGTTGATTTAACTCTGTGTACGTAGCTGAATATTTCGACAATAGGTTTTCACATCATATATAATAATGAGACATATCCTAGATAAATGTAGCCGTTGAGAGACTTGGGAGTGATTTCATTCTTTTTCCTCTTTGTGATCGACAACATCATCAATGACCTCTATCTTCAGTTTAACAAAGTTACTTACGATGACTTCAATTTGATATATGCATATATTGGATTCATATTGCGACTATGGCATCGATATATGAAAAGTCGTGGGCTAGGAATGTGTGAATATCCATGCATGCATGCACGCACGCATGCGTTTCCCATATTGAATACACTGATAACTAGAGAATTGCACAGGGAAGAATTTTGAAGGACGTCATTTATAAACTTTTCAAGCCTTTTTCTGTGTATGTGCGAGAGCAGAAAAAATTAATTATCCTCAGAGCACGCGCAGCACTGAGTTCAACAAGCAGAAAACTGATTACTAGCGCTCGATATATCCGGTGAATAGAGAAGGAAGACCAAAAAGCTAATTGATCAATAGGAAGAAAAGTAAAGAAGTTCAGCGATGTCATCTTCTTCAAAGGAAGAAGGTAATAAAAAAAGAGATAGTTTGGTTGATAAAGTGTTCTCTTGGTCTCTTCATGATATTTTTAATCATGATCTTTACAAAGATAAGGTAGGTACTCAATGATCTCATGTACATTCATCACTATAGTGTTTTCTTTTGCTTGCATGTTTGTGTTCATGGCCAAGAAGTTACTTCGCACGTTAATTAATTTCCTTTTACTAGGATTTTTATGTTTAGTTCAACTTTGACATTTTGGCAGGTAAACAAAATCCCAAAGACATTCTCATCAGTGAACCAATACTTGGATTCATACCGTTATCCTCTTCTTGAAGAGACACATGCTGATTTGTTGTCAAATATGATGAATTTGTATAAGGCACCGAAATGCAAAATTCTATCTGTTCAGAAACATAAACATTATAAACCACCCAGGAATTTCATTTACACTATATTGTTCGATCATATTGGAGAAGATGGAAAACCTGACAAAGACGTATACAAGCCTCAAGGTTCTGATATAATTGCTTTCTCAGATGTGAGGCCTGAACGTGTCAAGGACTTCGTTCGAGTGTCATATATTCCTGCTATGATTTTAGGTGTTGATGAAAACGGTGAAGACAACCTGATTAATGATCCCCTTTTTGCTGTATATCTTATAAACATGACAACAAATCTTCGCATATGGAGGGCACTACAACCAAGTGGCACCAGaaatgaaaatattttcaagGAGGTTCTGCGGGCTAATTCCAAGGTTAGTTTTCACTAGTTTATGACCCTAGTTGCTTCCCATTGGTAGTTATTTGTGATTGTATGTTGCCGTACATTGTGCAGTAATGTTAACGCCAAAAAGGCAATACATAATTTCAATCTTAGACTGGTGTTTGTCTGTTTGAAGTTTTCTTAAGGATAGTTTGACATCCTCATTCAGTCATTCTGTTTTGGCTTTCATTTTGTTTGCACAGGCTGAAGTTGACTGTAACATCTGTTCTCAAGAAGCTGAACTGGCTCTCAGCAAAGGCTTGCAGTCGTTCAATCTTAATGAATCCCAACTTGGTGAAGTGTTACGTACTATTGCAACAAGTTCATGTAGTCACAAAAATTCAGTCAAGCTTATCTGGGGGCCTCCTGGCACTGGGAAAACAAAGACAATCGGTATACTTCTTTGGGCACTTTTAAAAATGAAATGTAAAGCTCTTACTTGCGCTCCAACTAACACTGCAGTTGTGGAGGTAACTACAAGGCTGATGAGTATTGTTAGGGAAACCTTAGAAAGTAACAATTATGGGTTGGGTGACATAGTATTATTTGGgaatgataaaagaatgaatattgATGCTCGTGGCGACCTTCGAGATGTTTTTCTTGATTATCGCAGTAAGATACTGTGGGATTATTGCTTGAACCCACGCACTGGATGGGGGGTTCAGTTAAAATCAATGATATGTTTGCTTGAAGAAGCATATCAGCAGTTCCTTGTCTACCGCGGAAATAAAAATCAGAAGAAAGAGAGATGTTTCTTGTAAAACGGAGCAATGGAAGAAACAGAAGAGGAAACAGTAGGCGTTTCAGTAAGTGTTGGACAATCTGGTGAAAGTAGCACCGGTGAGGAAGAGGAAGCGGTAAATGAAGAATTCAGTGAGTTTCTACTAAAACGGTTTTATTTGATAGAGAAAGACATGAGATTTTCAATAAAATCTATCTGTTCTCACATGCCTACCTCATTCATTTCTGTCACAATGGTAAACAAAATGTACACTACCCTTGATTTGCTCAAGTTTTTTCGGGTTTCGCTAGTAAAGGGTTCTTATTCCAATCAAGAGCTCAAGAAAGTCTTCTCTGATTCTGAAATAAAAGATTGCAGCAACAAAACAACCCCTGTGTTGCTATTACGGAAGAACCGAGTTGAGTGCCTCGAAGTTTTGAAATTCCTTGAAGAGTTTAAGTTTCCTAATTTTCAGGGTGTAGGATCAATAAAAGAGTTTTGTTTGCAAAAGGCTTGCCTTATTTTCTGCACTGCTTCAAGCTCAGCCAAACTAAGTACAATTAAGGAACTGAAGTTGGTAATCATCGATGAAGCTGCCCAACATAAAGAGTGTGAATCATCTATTCCGCTTCAACTAACTTATGTCAGACATGCAATTCTCATAGGCGATGAACGACAATTGCCTGCAATGGTACAAAGCAAGGTTTGCATTCCTCTTAATTTGTGCTTCTTACTTTGATTACAATCTTGTCAGACTACTTAACTTGGTGTTCTATTCTTCGTAATTAGATTTCTGAAAAGGCTGAATTTGGTAGAAGTCTCTTTGAGAGATTGGTGTCACTCGGACAGAATAAGCACCTTCTGAATATCCAGTACAGAATGCACCCTTCCATAAGTGTTTTCTCAAATGTTGAATTCTACAACAAACAAATATTAGATGCTCCGACTGTCAAAGAAAGAAGTTATACAAGAAACTTGCTTCAAGGGAGAATGTACGGGTCTTTCTCGTTTATTGATGTTTCTTATGGGAAGGAGGAATTCAATGATATGCACAGCTGCAGAAATCCGGTGGAAGTAGCAGTGATTTCAGTCATAATTGAGAACCTTTACAAAGGTACTTTTCTTTTTAATTGTCTTCAGAAAATTTACATGCTTCAGTAACTAAATATAGTAATTTTGGTTGCTCATACATCTACATGCAGCTTCAATTGCAAACAAGAACAAAGTCAGTGTTGGGGTTATATCCCCTTACAAAGCGCAAGTGTTCGCGCTCATGGATAAACTTGGCAACAAATATGAGGCACACAGTAATTTCTCAGTGAGTGTTCGATCTGTTGATGGGTTTCAAGGAGCCGAGGAAGATGTTATAATTATGTCTACTGTCAGGTCTAATGGCAATGGATCAGTGGGATTCCTTTCGAATCATCAAAGAACAAATGTTGCTCTAACAAGGGCAAGGTATGGTTTATATATGAAGTAATTTGGTCTTCTAATTCTGTATATTCAGTCTTTATTAAAGAGGTTTTGTGTCTTTCATTGTAGGTACTGCCTTTGGGTTGTGGGGAATGGACAAACTTTAATGAACAGTGACTCAGTATGGAAGAAACTAGTGCAATCTGCCAAGGGCAGAGGATGTTTCTTTCGTGTTGATGATGACAAGATGTTATCTAAAGCAGTTATAAACGCCTTGATTGAGCTTAACCAACTTGAAGATTTACTCAAAAGAGATTCTTTACTCTTTAAAGGTGCAAAAGGGCAGGTATACAATCTATATTTTTACCACATTTGTGATATATATAAGCTCTACGTTTTCTCCTACTGCTCAAAATGCATTTATTAAATGATCTCTCTGTGCTTGTTCAATCGTGATAGGTTATCTTTAGTGATGGATTTTGGAGCTCATTATGGGGAATAAAGAGTGTTGAGGTCCGCAAGAACTTAGTTTCTTTGTTAATGAAGCTTTCAAGTGGATGGCGTCAACGttctcaaaaagaaaaagagcTCAAAACTAATGATGGGGATGTTGCACAGCTATTGCAGAGGAACCAGATCAATAGGCATCTAAATCTACTTTGGACTACAGATATTGTCAAAGAAAAGTCAAATTACATCCAAGTGCTAAATTTTTTGGATATACTGCCGTCAGCGGAGATACCTCCTAGACTTGCTAAAAGTCTAGATGCCATTTTTCAG
Above is a genomic segment from Papaver somniferum cultivar HN1 chromosome 10, ASM357369v1, whole genome shotgun sequence containing:
- the LOC113315966 gene encoding sulfite exporter TauE/SafE family protein 3-like codes for the protein MEVSDSEQGACLALQVFVFGWRIIVGSIIGFLGGALGSIGGGGGGGIFVPMLIFIIGFDHGSSAPISKCAAVTTVYYNLKRRHPTLEMPVLDYNLALLIQPMLMLGISIGVSLRLVFPDWIVTILLVILVLGPLTMAILKGIPIWKKETILKKDVVKCLEYGTVGEESGNKPVSSSSSGGTPMKTNSVVTFHEHIGSEAVDQKSIPSCPSNGSLKNINASKQVKVTIFENVYWNELAILVFIWVAFLLLQINETTTRSMSYWILSTMQIPVSVGGSLYQADSLYKGKKAIASMGVAGMKWKKHQLIIYCLTGVLSGMVGELLRLGFSFILVPFFLELDIAPQVSSATATFIVMFSASLSAIEFYYLAPFPIPYALYFLSVAAIGGFLGQHVGRKMITLLGRPSVIIFVVVFNIFVCTILLGGVGIVDVIEKIELKQYLGFRNLCQRHA
- the LOC113315967 gene encoding uncharacterized ATP-dependent helicase C29A10.10c-like, which produces MSSSSKEEGNKKRDSLVDKVFSWSLHDIFNHDLYKDKVNKIPKTFSSVNQYLDSYRYPLLEETHADLLSNMMNLYKAPKCKILSVQKHKHYKPPRNFIYTILFDHIGEDGKPDKDVYKPQGSDIIAFSDVRPERVKDFVRVSYIPAMILGVDENGEDNLINDPLFAVYLINMTTNLRIWRALQPSGTRNENIFKEVLRANSKAEVDCNICSQEAELALSKGLQSFNLNESQLGEVLRTIATSSCSHKNSVKLIWGPPGTGKTKTIGILLWALLKMKCKALTCAPTNTAVVEVTTRLMSIVRETLESNNYGLGDIVLFGNDKRMNIDARGDLRDVFLDYRKEETVGVSVSVGQSGESSTGEEEEAVNEEFSEFLLKRFYLIEKDMRFSIKSICSHMPTSFISVTMVNKMYTTLDLLKFFRVSLVKGSYSNQELKKVFSDSEIKDCSNKTTPVLLLRKNRVECLEVLKFLEEFKFPNFQGVGSIKEFCLQKACLIFCTASSSAKLSTIKELKLVIIDEAAQHKECESSIPLQLTYVRHAILIGDERQLPAMVQSKISEKAEFGRSLFERLVSLGQNKHLLNIQYRMHPSISVFSNVEFYNKQILDAPTVKERSYTRNLLQGRMYGSFSFIDVSYGKEEFNDMHSCRNPVEVAVISVIIENLYKASIANKNKVSVGVISPYKAQVFALMDKLGNKYEAHSNFSVSVRSVDGFQGAEEDVIIMSTVRSNGNGSVGFLSNHQRTNVALTRARYCLWVVGNGQTLMNSDSVWKKLVQSAKGRGCFFRVDDDKMLSKAVINALIELNQLEDLLKRDSLLFKGAKGQVIFSDGFWSSLWGIKSVEVRKNLVSLLMKLSSGWRQRSQKEKELKTNDGDVAQLLQRNQINRHLNLLWTTDIVKEKSNYIQVLNFLDILPSAEIPPRLAKSLDAIFQSYTVQKMCRCKHKRLEGVLEVPMSWEFSPDDTIGAGTNYEDLSAALASLNHAKEHTSNSKSHGSSSRTLKVSLISGDMQGSEFTSHKAQGFQEQVYIKAGVARSLRRDDELKVLAGIFPAVYYYLHFSRSRQTVFLDIYTL